The genomic DNA CGCGGGCTGGCAGGCAATTTGCGTGCGCGCGTGATGATGATCGAACAGGGTGGGGGCACAAAATAGCGTGCTGTCCGTCGGCTCCAGCGAAACGCATAGCGCGGCGAGCGCCGATTCGCTGAGCGTCTGGCCCAGATGATGCGCGGCGGCAACGGCGGTGGCGGCGATATCGGCGGTGCTGCTGGCCATTCCCTTAGCCAACGGAATCGTTGAGTGAATCTCTATGCGCAGCGAACGGCTTAGCGCCTGTGGATAGCCCAACTGGGCTAGCAGCCGGTTGAGCATCGCCCGCGCCAGGGGGCGCTCGTCGGCAAGCGGCGTTCCGTCGCGCACTTCCACCGTGCTGTACCAGTCAATCGGGCAAGAAACCAGCTTCTCACTGCCGAGAATCCAGCCCTGAATAAGTTCCCCACAGGAGGCGGGACAGCGCGCCACGCTCATGATTTTCCTTGCTTTGCCGAACGAAATATAACTACCGTAAATAAATCTGCCGGTATTGTCATAGCGCAACGAAATCCTTCTTTTGCGGCGCTAGAGTAACCTGTTTTTATTTTATGCGGGCCGACGTGCCGGTATAAATCTGCAACCAACAGGTTTGGCATAGATTATGTGCCAGGGAAGGAGGTGTAAACCCTCCGCAGCCCCCGCTGCTGTGATGCTGACAACCCCGTACACACCACTGATCGACAGATCGGGAAGGACGGGCGAGGATGACGCTAAGCCAGAAGACCTGCCTGTTGGCCATTAACAACAACTTCGGTGGGAAGTGGGTTGCTTTGAGTCGAACGGTCTCCGGACCGGGCGCACGCACGGCTATACCCGATGACCACCCTGCATAGGGTCAGGGTATGGCAGCCAGACAGCACGCATTTGTTCTCGCCGGGACCGGCAGCGGCTGTGGTAAAACCACGGTAACGCTGGGTCTGCTTACGCTGTTACAGCGACGCGGCCTGCGCGTTCAGCCTTACAAAGTCGGGCCGGACTACCTTGATACCGGCTGGCACAGCGCCCTTAGCGGCGTTACCTCCCATAATCTCGACAGCTATATGCTGCCTGCCCCCACGCTTAATGCGCTGTTCTGCGAACATATGCAGCAGGCCGATGTTGCCGTCATTGAAGGCGTCATGGGCCTTTACGATGGCTACGGCACCGACCCTGATTATTGCAGCAGCGCGGCGATGGCGAAACAGCTGGGCTGTCCGGTGATTCTGCTGGTGGACGGTAAGGCGGTTTCAACTTCTATTGCCGCGACGGTGATGGGGTTTCAGCACTTCGATCCCCGCTTGAATATCGCTGGCGTCATCGTGAATCGCGTCAACAGCGAGGGCCACTTCCAGCTGCTTAAGCACGCCATTGAACGCTACTGCGGCCTTCCTGTGCTGGGCTATGTGCCGCACGTGGACGGCGTATCGTTGCCGGAGCGCCATCTTGGGCTGGTCACTGCCCGAGAATCGGCGCTCGACAATGGGCCATGGCAAGACTTTGCTACCGTGCTGGAGCGAACGCTGGATGCCGATCGTCTGCTTGAACTGAGCGCATTGCGCACTTTACCTTCCGGCCAATGGCCGCCCATGCCGGACTCCGGCGCGGGGCTGACGCTCGCCCTTGCCGATGATGAAGCCTTCAACTTCTACTACCCGGACAATCTGGCACTGCTGCTGCGTGCTGGCGTGAAGATTGTGCGCTTTAGCCCGCTGCATGACGCGGTGCTGCCCGATTGCCAGATGATCTGGCTCGGCGGCGGTTACCCGGAACTGCACGCCCGTGCCCTTGCAGATAACCAGCCAATGCTGACGCAGCTGCGCGCGGCGCACGAGCGCGGCGTGGCGATTTACGCCGAATGCGGCGGCCTGATGTACCTTGGCACCACGCTGGAAGATAAGAACGGTGATACCTACGCAATGGCCGATATTCTGCCCGGCCACAGCAAAATGGGCTCCCGGCTGACCCGCTTTGGCTACTGCGAAGCGCAGGCGCAGCAGCCAACGCTGCTCGCTGCTCCCGGCGACGTGCTGCGCGGCCACGAATTCCACTATTCCGATTTTACCGCCCAGACGCCTGCGGTGATGGCGTGCCGTAAAACCCGCGACGGCGCGGTGCTCCAGCAGTGGGCCGGTGGCTGGCAACGTGGCAATACTTTTGCCAGCTACCTGCATCTCCATTTTGCTCAGAACCCGTCGATGCTCAACCACTGGTTTGCCGCCGCAAGGAGTGCCCAATGACGCTGCTGGCCTGGTGCCTGGCCTGGGGGCTTGATTTCATCATCGGCGACCCGCACAGCTGGCCGCATCCAGTGCGCTGGATAGGCAACCTGATTAACGCCGTGCAGCGCGCGGTGCGCAGGATGTGTCATACCGACCTTGCGCTGCGTATTGGCGGCGGGGTGATGTGGCTGGTGGTGGTGGGGCTGAGTTACGCCGTTGCCTGGGGCGTGCTGCACCTCGCCGCGAGCGTGCATCCGTGGCTGGGTTTTGGCGTTGAGGTGTGGATGATTTTCACGGTGCTGGCCGGGCGCTGCCTGGCGCAGTCGGCGCAGGCGGTCGAACGTCCGCTGCGGGCAGGCGATCTTGCCGAAAGCCGTATCAAGCTGTCGTGGATTGTCGGGCGCGATACCTCACAGCTACAGCCGGAACAGATCAACCGCGCGGTGGTGGAGACGGTGGCGGAAAACACCGTCGACGGCATTATCGCGCCGCTCTTCTTCCTGTTGCTCGGCGGCGCGCCGCTGGCGATGGCCTACAAAGCGGTGAACACCCTCGACTCGATGGTGGGTTACAAGCACGAAAAATACCGGGCAATTGGCATGGTCAGCGCGCGTCTCGACGACGTGGCGAACTTCATTCCCGCGCGTCTGAGCTGGCTGCTGATTGGCCTTGCCGCCTTTATCTGCCGCGATAATGGCGCGCGCGCGCTGCGTATCGGCTGGCGCGACCGTAAAAACCACAGCAGCCCCAACTGCGCCTGGTCTGAAGCGACCGTCGCCGGGGCGCTGGGCATCCGTCTTGGCGGCCCTAACGACTATTTTGGCGAGCGGGTGAACAAGCCGTGGATTGGCGACGCGCATCGCCCGATTGCCATTGATGATATTTCCCGAACGATTCGACTGATGTGGGTAGCGTCAACGCTGGCCCTGCTGCTGTTTATGGCGGTCAGGTTCTGGCTTATCGGCGTGGCCTGAGGAGCACTGCATGAACTATATCCAGCAACCGCAAGCGATTGAGCGCAAAAGCTTCGAGATTATCAGCGAGATTATCGCGCAAACGCGCCCGGAGTATCGCTTCGCCAGCCCCTTGCACGAAGCGATTATCAAACGGGTGATCCACACCACCGCCGACTTCGAGTGGCTGGATATTTTGTGGTTCTCGCCGGATGCATTAACCCGCCTGTGCGAGGCGCTGAGCCGCCCGTGCACGCTCTACACCGACACCACCATGGTACTTTCCGGCATCAACAAAAACCTGCTGGCCACCTTCGGCGGCGAGTGCCGCTGCTACATCAGCGACCCGCGCGTGGTGCGCGAGGCCAAAGCGCAGGGCATTACCCGCTCGATGGCGGCGGTGGACATTGCCGCCAAAGAGGAGGGCGACAAAGTGTTTGTCTTCGGTAATGCGCCAACCGCGCTGTTTCGCCTGATGGAGCATAACGCGCTGGAGGTCGGCGGGGTGATTGGCGTGCCGGTCGGGTTTGTCGGTGCGGCGGAATCCAAAGAGGCGCTGAGCAAAAGCAGCCTGCCGGGCATTGCCGCGCTGGGGCGTAAAGGTGGCAGCAACGTTGCGGCGGCGATCGTCAACGCCATTCTCTACCATCTGCAGGGGGCGCGATGAGCGAGCCCGCCTTTGATGCCCCGGTGTGGCATAACGGCAAAGCGCTGCGCAAAGGCTACACCACCGGCTCCAGCGCCACGGCGGCGGCGAAAGTCGCCGCGCTGATGGTGATGCGCCAGCACCTGATTCACCAGATCTCGATTGTCACGCCGTCGGGCGTGACGCTAAACCTGAATGTCGAATCCCCGCACGTCGAAGGCCAGCAGGGTATTGCCGCCATCCGCAAAGATGGCGGCGATGATATCGACGCTACCCACGGGATGCTGATTTTTGCTCGCGTCACCGTCAACGACAGCGGCGAGATTATCCTGCGCGGCGGCGAAGGTGTTGGCACCGTTACCCGCAAAGGCATCGGGTTGCCCATCGGCAGCGCGGCGATTAATCGTACCCCGCGACACACCATTGAAACCGCCGTTCGTGAAGCCATCGGCCCGGCGCGCGGCGCAGAGGTGGAGATTTTTGCCCCAGAGGGCGAAGAGCGGGCGAAGAAAACCTATAACGCGCGGCTGGGCATTCTGGGCGGCATTTCGATTATTGGCACCACCGGTATCGTGACGCCGATGTCGGAAGAGAGCTGGAAACGCTCGCTGGCGTTGGAACTGGAGATGAAACGTGCCGCCGGGTTGGCGCGCGTGGTGCTGGTACCGGGCAACCACGGCGAACGCTTCGTACGCGAGCAGATGGGCATTGACTCGCAGGTGGTGGTCACCATGAGCAACTTTGTCGGCTACATGATTGAAGAGTCGGTGCGCCTTGGCTTCCGCCAGATTGTGCTGATTGGCCACCCCGGCAAGCTGGTCAAAATCGCCGCCGGGATTTTCCACACCCACAGCCATATCGCCGACGGGCGCATGGAGACGTTGGTGGCCCATCTGGCGCTGCTCGGCGCGCCCCTTGAACTGCTCACTCTGGTGAGCGAGTGCGACACCACCGAAGCGGCAATGGAACACATTGACGCTCACGGCTTCCAGAAAATCTACAACCATCTGGCCAAGCGCATCTGCCAGCGTGTGCTGGAGCGGCTGCGCTTCACGCAAAATCCGCCCATCTGCGATGCCATCATGTTTGCCTTTGATAACCAGATCCTCGGCAGCAATCGCCCGGTCAACGAGATCGTCAAGGACATGCAATGTTAACCGTCGTCGGAATGGGC from Klebsiella sp. WP3-W18-ESBL-02 includes the following:
- the cbiD gene encoding cobalt-precorrin-5B (C(1))-methyltransferase CbiD, yielding MSEPAFDAPVWHNGKALRKGYTTGSSATAAAKVAALMVMRQHLIHQISIVTPSGVTLNLNVESPHVEGQQGIAAIRKDGGDDIDATHGMLIFARVTVNDSGEIILRGGEGVGTVTRKGIGLPIGSAAINRTPRHTIETAVREAIGPARGAEVEIFAPEGEERAKKTYNARLGILGGISIIGTTGIVTPMSEESWKRSLALELEMKRAAGLARVVLVPGNHGERFVREQMGIDSQVVVTMSNFVGYMIEESVRLGFRQIVLIGHPGKLVKIAAGIFHTHSHIADGRMETLVAHLALLGAPLELLTLVSECDTTEAAMEHIDAHGFQKIYNHLAKRICQRVLERLRFTQNPPICDAIMFAFDNQILGSNRPVNEIVKDMQC
- a CDS encoding L-threonine kinase; this encodes MSVARCPASCGELIQGWILGSEKLVSCPIDWYSTVEVRDGTPLADERPLARAMLNRLLAQLGYPQALSRSLRIEIHSTIPLAKGMASSTADIAATAVAAAHHLGQTLSESALAALCVSLEPTDSTLFCAPTLFDHHHARTQIACQPAPHFDLLVLESPLRLRTVDYHRLPRQAVLEANAGVLDLAWEKVQSSCRRQDAGLLGEAATLSATASQTLLPKPGFAALLALVESCSLYGLNVAHSGSVVGLMLDRRRHDVEYLRWALGQRSLAAHWPQLHLRTSVSGGVQLST
- a CDS encoding cobyrinate a,c-diamide synthase; amino-acid sequence: MAARQHAFVLAGTGSGCGKTTVTLGLLTLLQRRGLRVQPYKVGPDYLDTGWHSALSGVTSHNLDSYMLPAPTLNALFCEHMQQADVAVIEGVMGLYDGYGTDPDYCSSAAMAKQLGCPVILLVDGKAVSTSIAATVMGFQHFDPRLNIAGVIVNRVNSEGHFQLLKHAIERYCGLPVLGYVPHVDGVSLPERHLGLVTARESALDNGPWQDFATVLERTLDADRLLELSALRTLPSGQWPPMPDSGAGLTLALADDEAFNFYYPDNLALLLRAGVKIVRFSPLHDAVLPDCQMIWLGGGYPELHARALADNQPMLTQLRAAHERGVAIYAECGGLMYLGTTLEDKNGDTYAMADILPGHSKMGSRLTRFGYCEAQAQQPTLLAAPGDVLRGHEFHYSDFTAQTPAVMACRKTRDGAVLQQWAGGWQRGNTFASYLHLHFAQNPSMLNHWFAAARSAQ
- the cbiB gene encoding adenosylcobinamide-phosphate synthase CbiB; amino-acid sequence: MTLLAWCLAWGLDFIIGDPHSWPHPVRWIGNLINAVQRAVRRMCHTDLALRIGGGVMWLVVVGLSYAVAWGVLHLAASVHPWLGFGVEVWMIFTVLAGRCLAQSAQAVERPLRAGDLAESRIKLSWIVGRDTSQLQPEQINRAVVETVAENTVDGIIAPLFFLLLGGAPLAMAYKAVNTLDSMVGYKHEKYRAIGMVSARLDDVANFIPARLSWLLIGLAAFICRDNGARALRIGWRDRKNHSSPNCAWSEATVAGALGIRLGGPNDYFGERVNKPWIGDAHRPIAIDDISRTIRLMWVASTLALLLFMAVRFWLIGVA
- a CDS encoding cobalt-precorrin-8 methylmutase, whose protein sequence is MNYIQQPQAIERKSFEIISEIIAQTRPEYRFASPLHEAIIKRVIHTTADFEWLDILWFSPDALTRLCEALSRPCTLYTDTTMVLSGINKNLLATFGGECRCYISDPRVVREAKAQGITRSMAAVDIAAKEEGDKVFVFGNAPTALFRLMEHNALEVGGVIGVPVGFVGAAESKEALSKSSLPGIAALGRKGGSNVAAAIVNAILYHLQGAR